The Sphaerisporangium siamense genome includes the window GCGCGGTTGGCGTCGTCGTGCTCCAGGAACGGGATCATGGCGGTCGCCACGGACACCATCTGGCGCGCGGAGACGTCCATGTAGTCGACCTCGTTCGGCCGGATGAACTCCAGCTCTCCGCCCTTACGGCGGACGAGGACGCGGTCCTCGGCGAAGGTGCCGTCGGAGCGCAGCGGCGTGTTGGCCTGCGCGATGACGTGCCTGTCCTCCTCGTCGGCGGTCAGGTAGTCGATCTCGTCGGTCACCCGGCCGTCCACGACCTTGCGGTACGGCGTCTCGACGAAGCCGAAGGAGTTGACGCGGCCGTAGGACGACAGCGAGCCGATGAGGCCGATGTTCGGGCCTTCCGGCGTCTCGATCGGGCACATGCGGCCGTAGTGGGACGGGTGCACGTCGCGGACCTCGAACCCGGCACGCTCACGGGACAGACCGCCCGGGCCCAGCGCGGACAGACGCCGCTTGTGGGTCAGTCCGGCCAGCGGGTTGGTCTGGTCCATGAACTGCGAGAGCTGGGAGGTGCCGAAGAACTCCTTGATCGACGCCACCACGGGGCGGATGTTGATCAGGGTCTGCGGTGTGATGGCCTCGACGTCCTGGGTGGTCATGCGCTCGCGCACGACCCGCTCCATGCGGGCCAGCCCCAGACGCACCTGGTTCTGGATCAGCTCGCCGACGGTACGCAGGCGGCGGTTGCCGAAGTGGTCGATGTCGTCGGTCTCGACGACGATCTGGCCGTTCGCCCCGGGCATCTCGACCTCGCCGGCGTGCAGCCGGACGATGTACTCGATCGTGGCGACGATGTCGTCCTCGGTGAGCGTGCCCTGAGTGATCTCGGCGTCGACGCCGAGCTTCTTGTTGATCTTGTACCGGCCGACCTTGGCCAGGTCGTACCGCTTGGGGTTGAAGTACAGGTTCTCCAGCAGCGTCTGCGCCGACTCCTTGGTCGGCGGCTCGCCCGGACGCAGCTTGCGGTAGATGTCCAGCAGCGCGTCGTCCTGACCGGAGGTGTGATCCTTCTCCAGCGTCGCCCGCATCGACTCGTACTGACCGAACCGCTCAAGGATCTGCTCGCTGGTCCAGCCCAGCGCCTTCAACAGCACCGTCACGGCCTGCTTGCGCTTACGGTCGATGCGGACGCCGACGCTGTCGCGCTTGTCGATCTCGAATTCCAGCCACGCACCGCGCGAGGGGATCACCTTGCAGCTGTACAGGTCCTTGTCGGAGGTCTTGTCGACCGACCGGTCGAAGTAGACGCCCGGGGACCGCACCAGCTGGGAGACGACGACACGCTCGGTGCCGTTGATGATGAAGGTGCCCTTGGAGGTCATGAGCGGGAAGTCGCCCATGAACACCGTCTGGCTCTTGATCTCGCCGGTGGTGTTATTGATGAACTCCGCCGTGACGAACATCGGGGCGGAGAAGGTCATGTCCTTGTCTTTGCACTCATCGACCGAGTACTTGGGCGGCTCGAACCGGTGATCACGGAACGACAAGGACATCGTCCCGGAGAAGTCCTCAATCGGACTGATCTCCTCGAAGATCTCTTCGAGACCGGACTGGGCCGGAACGTCCTTGCGCCCGGCCTGGCGAGCCGCCTCCACCCGCGACCGCCATTTCTCATTGCCCAGCAACCAGTCGAACGACTCGGTCTGCAGAGCGAGAAGATCGGGAACTTCCAGCGGCTCCTGAATGCGCGCGAAAGAAACGCGGCGGGGACCGGCGGGTACGGCGAAGGCGTTGCGCGAGGCTGCCAACAGATGTCCTTCCGAGGGCTCGCGGACTGACTACACGCACGCCAGACGACCGGGACTCAGAAGTTACCTAGAGAGACGGGTCGTCAAAGGGCAGCGCAAAGGGGCAGTGTAGCCGATAGGCATACACCTGTCCACTCCCGTCTCGCTCTGCGCTCCACGTTGGACGCAGCATCGCCCGTCAGCGCCGAAACGTCAAGCCCGAGAGGCCCGGTTCGCGCGAACCGATGGCCGTCACGCTGGGTTTTCTTCCCTCAGGGAGCCAGAGCCCGAGCCGGATCCAGACGATACCCACGCGGCGGATCGGCTAACGCTCTGTCACTCCGAGGGTCGAAGGCTTACCCGCCATCGACGCTGTCGTGCCGTAATACCTGCCCCGGTTCGCGATCCTCAAACCCAAGCTTTACTAACAATTGAATAACGTGCCACGCCCGGACCGGTGCGGCCCGCCGGACATGACTCAGTTTGCCGGGGCGTTTCCGATCAAGGTCGACAACTCAGCCACCAACCAGTGGTCCTCGCCTCTGACCAGCACGAACCGGGCACGGCTCTGGAGGACCTGCCGCTGGGGTCGGCTCTCGCCCGGCACCACCTTGGTCGTTCCCATGTTGACGAACAGCAACACCTGCACCCGGTCCGGTGTGGCCGACTCCACGGCGGCCGCGGCCACCACCGCCTGTTGCACGGTCTGCTGACGTTTGACGGTGGGCGCGAGCGTCCGCGCGAGTTCGCGGTAGTTCTCGGCCAGCGTGCCGGTGGCGTACCCCCGCGCCCGGGCGAGGTCGGCGTCGATCGTGCGGTAGTCGTACGACAGCATGTCCGGCGCGTAGGCGCGTGCCGCCGCCAGCGCCTCGGCGGAGGCGGCCTCGCTCACGCGGAGGTCGCGGAGGCGCAGATGACCCACCACCACCAGAACGGCCAGAACGGCCACCACGACCGCCGCGACGCCCGTCGCGAGCAAATAGCCGAGGGACGCCCCACGACGGCGCTCGGGCCGCTCCAGGGCCGCGGAGAGCCCTTCGCCGGTCACGTCACCTGCTCCAGCTTCGACACCCACCACGCTCCACGGGTCTTGGTGACCTCCATGTTCCAGCGGTAGAAGCGCTCCTGCGGCGCCGTCTTGACGCCCTCCCAGCGGATCACCGAGTCGGCCACCACCAGCACCCGGGCGCTGGTCCCGCGGGCGTCGATCGACACCAGGCCGGCGGCGCGCACCACGCCGGTCTGGACGGCCTTGTTCCGCAGCGTCGCGGCCTTGAGCCGCTCGACGTCCCTGGCGTAGTCGCTCCTGGCCTGGCCGACGGAGGAGTCGAGCACCCGCCGCACGTCGCGGTCCAGGGTGCGGTGGTCGACGGCCATGAGCGTCAGGGCGTAGCGCTCCGCGGCCTGCACCGCGGCCGAACGGTCCCGCGCGGCGGCGCGGGCGGCGTCCAGGTCGGCGCCGACGCGCACCCAGGCGACGCCGAGGCCGGCGATGAGGACGGCCAGCGCCGTCAGAACCAGCAGCCGTGTCCTTCGGGGGGAGCGAGCCGCGTGCAGCGCCACCTGTTCCTCCCATCGCCCGGTGACCGCCTCCGGAGGCGCCACGACGACCACGACGACCGGGACGCGCCGCGGCCCCCGGGCGGCCGGTCGCCGGATCATAACCCGGTATCGCGCCGCCCCGGCGGCGATCACCGTTTTCTCACAGCCGCGCCGGAGCGGCGGCGCCGAGAGGCGATCCGGACCACCGCCCCACGGCGACATGTCCGGCGATGACTCTCATAAGAACCGTTGACACGCGCGAGGACCCCGGGCACACGGAAGGGGCGGCCCACCCGGCACCTGGGTGGGACCGCCCCTTCTCGACGTGCGGATCAGTCGCGCGAGGTCACTTGACGGTGACGGTGGCGCCGGCGCCCTCCAGGGCGGCCTTGGCCTTCTCGGCGGCTTCCTTGTTGACCTTCTCCAGGACCGGCTTGGGAGCGCCGTCCACGAGGTCCTTGGCCTCCTTGAGCCCGAGGCTCGTGAGGGCGCGGACCTCCTTGATGACCTGGATCTTCTTGTCGCCGGCCGCGTCGAGGATGACGTCGAACTCGTCCTGCTCCTCGGCCTCCTCGGCGGGGGCGGCGGCGCCACCGCCACCGGGGGCGGCGGCGACCGCGACCGGCGCGGCGGCCTTGACGTCGAAGGTCTCCTCGAAGAGCTTCACGAAGTCCGCGAGCTCAAGAAGGGTCATCTCCTTGAACGCGTCGAGCAGCTCGTCGGTGCTGAGCTTCGCCATGGTGGTTCCTCCGTATGAATTGCAAAAACTTGGAACAGGTCCGCGGTACGCGGCTGAATCCCCTGCCGTGACGCTCTCGCGCCGTGCTTACTCCGCTTGCTCCGCGCTCACTCGGCGGCGTCCGCCGTGCCGGACTCCTCGCGCTTGGCGCGCAGGGCCTCGGCGAGGCGGGCCATCTGAGTGGGCAGCGCGTTGAGGGTGGCGGCGGCCTGCGACTGCTTCGCCTTCAGCGCGCCGGCCAGCTTCGCGAGCAGGACCTCGCGCGGCTCCAGGTCGGCAAGCGTGTTGATCTGGGCCGGGGTCATCGACTTGCCGTCGACGACGCCGCCCTTGATGATCAGGAGGGGATTGGCCTTGGCGAACTCACGCAGCCCCTTGGCGGCCTCGACCACGTCGCCGCTGACGAACGCGATCGCGGTGGGCCCCTGGAACAGATCGTCCAGGGAGTCGACCCCGGCCTGGTTGGCCGCGATCTTGGACAGCGTGTTCTTCGCCACGGCGAACTTCGCGTGCTCACCGAGTGAGACGCGCAGCTGCTTGAGCTGCGCGACGGTGAGACCGCGGTACTCGGTCAGGACAGCGGCGTTCGAGCTCTCGAAACGATCCTTGAGCTCGGCGACCGCGGTCGCCTTTTCCGCCCTCGCCATGGGCCTCCTTCCAGATGTGCCGCCGGCGAAGTGCTCAAGGAGTCGGAAAAACAGAAAGGCCCCGGCGCAGGCGCACGGGGCTCGCACACGGACGCGCGTGGGGAGGCCACGCGGGACGCCATATGGAAACTCGTATCACACCTGCGCTGGCCGTCCACGTCGTGGATCCTTGGGCCACCGAACCATGACAGGCTCGGCGACGACCGGCGGTCTTCGGCACTGGACACTTTACGTCCTCCTGCCTCCTGGCGCCAAATCGCGCCCCAGGCAGAACGGCGCGCTCCGCGGAACCGTCCCGCGGAGCGCGCCGGCGCGGTCTCGCGTCAGCTACCGCCACCGGTGGTGTCACCGTCACCGGCCGGGACGTTGCCGAAGTTGCTCGGCAGCTCCCCCACCTCGGCGGCCGGCGGCGGCGTGACCTCGGCCGCACTGTTGAAGTCGCCGAACGTCGAGGTCAGCTTGAAGCTCCCCTCGTTCTGGGCGCCGTTCATCTCGACCTTGCGCGGCAGGTTCTGCGCGTCGATCCAGGCGTCGAACTTCATGTCCTGGACGTTGGAGAGCTGGCCCTCCAAATTCTGCCGCAGCTCGGGCGCGAGCTGCTTGATCGCGTCGGCGACGACGAACGTGCCCTTGTAGTGGGTCGTCTCAACCCCGCCGACG containing:
- the rpoB gene encoding DNA-directed RNA polymerase subunit beta; amino-acid sequence: MAASRNAFAVPAGPRRVSFARIQEPLEVPDLLALQTESFDWLLGNEKWRSRVEAARQAGRKDVPAQSGLEEIFEEISPIEDFSGTMSLSFRDHRFEPPKYSVDECKDKDMTFSAPMFVTAEFINNTTGEIKSQTVFMGDFPLMTSKGTFIINGTERVVVSQLVRSPGVYFDRSVDKTSDKDLYSCKVIPSRGAWLEFEIDKRDSVGVRIDRKRKQAVTVLLKALGWTSEQILERFGQYESMRATLEKDHTSGQDDALLDIYRKLRPGEPPTKESAQTLLENLYFNPKRYDLAKVGRYKINKKLGVDAEITQGTLTEDDIVATIEYIVRLHAGEVEMPGANGQIVVETDDIDHFGNRRLRTVGELIQNQVRLGLARMERVVRERMTTQDVEAITPQTLINIRPVVASIKEFFGTSQLSQFMDQTNPLAGLTHKRRLSALGPGGLSRERAGFEVRDVHPSHYGRMCPIETPEGPNIGLIGSLSSYGRVNSFGFVETPYRKVVDGRVTDEIDYLTADEEDRHVIAQANTPLRSDGTFAEDRVLVRRKGGELEFIRPNEVDYMDVSARQMVSVATAMIPFLEHDDANRALMGSNMQRQSVPLLKSEAPLVGTGMEYRAATDAGDVITAEKAGVVEEVSADYITVMNDDGTRTTYRVAKFKRSNQGTCFNQKPIVREGDRVEVNQVVADGPCTDDGEMALGKNLLVAFMPWEGHNYEDAIILSQRLVQDDVLSSIHIEEHEVDARDTKLGPEEITRDIPNVSEEVLADLDERGIIRIGAEVVPGDILVGKVTPKGETELTPEERLLRAIFGEKAREVRDTSLKVPHGEMGKVIGVRVFSREDGDELPPGVNELVRVYVAQKRKITDGDKLAGRHGNKGVISKILPVEDMPFLEDGTPVDIILNPLGVPGRMNVGQVLETHLGWIAARGWDITGIQEAWAERLRDKGFGQVEPRTNVATPVFDGAHEEELTGLLENTLVNRDGERMVGVNGKARLFDGRSGEPFPHPISVGYIYILKLLHLVDDKIHARSTGPYSMITQQPLGGKAQFGGQRFGEMEVWALEAYGAAYALQELLTIKSDDVLGRVKVYEAIVKGENIPEPGIPESFKVLIKEMQSLCLNVEVLSSDGMSIEMRDTDEDVFRAAEELGID
- the rplL gene encoding 50S ribosomal protein L7/L12 yields the protein MAKLSTDELLDAFKEMTLLELADFVKLFEETFDVKAAAPVAVAAAPGGGGAAAPAEEAEEQDEFDVILDAAGDKKIQVIKEVRALTSLGLKEAKDLVDGAPKPVLEKVNKEAAEKAKAALEGAGATVTVK
- the rplJ gene encoding 50S ribosomal protein L10, with amino-acid sequence MARAEKATAVAELKDRFESSNAAVLTEYRGLTVAQLKQLRVSLGEHAKFAVAKNTLSKIAANQAGVDSLDDLFQGPTAIAFVSGDVVEAAKGLREFAKANPLLIIKGGVVDGKSMTPAQINTLADLEPREVLLAKLAGALKAKQSQAAATLNALPTQMARLAEALRAKREESGTADAAE